One genomic window of Micromonospora sp. WMMD1128 includes the following:
- a CDS encoding sulfatase, protein MTGDAPTTPEPNHPTGDAPTTPDAATTDAAASQAADVGGRRRRIRSVAATTLAAGLVLVALVAPTDVNDLTPAAFLRIPVEGLVAVALLLVLPPRPRRIVATVLGVLLGLVLVLKITDLGFSTVLDRPFDLISDWAFLAAGAEFLSESYGSAAEVGAVAVAVVAVLAVPVLVTLSVRRLARVVAGHRAVSARAAAALAAAWVACAVLGAQIVPGLPVAADTVATGVYDRGRQVNAGLHDQERLRTKLAGDPFRNTPGDQLLTGLRGKDVLVAFVESYGRVAVEDPELAPQVDAALDEGTRRLGAAGYGSRSAFLTSSTTGGGSWLAHATLMTGIRADNQLRYTNLVHSDHLTLNGAFKRAGWRTSLVMPALTRAWPEADFFAADQVYGADDLGYRGPTFSFSSPPDQFTLEAFQRAERTPGHAPVMAEIPLLSSHIPWTPVPKLVDWDSLGDGSVFQGTNHADRADEGTRRAYRNSIVYSLRTLVSYVERYGDDDLVLVFLGDHQPARAITGEGAGKDVPITIVAKDPAVLDQISGWRWQDGLNPGPDAPVWPMEAFRDRFLRAFGPQSRTHS, encoded by the coding sequence GTGACCGGCGACGCCCCGACCACGCCCGAGCCGAACCACCCGACCGGCGACGCTCCGACCACGCCCGACGCCGCCACGACCGACGCCGCCGCGAGCCAGGCCGCCGACGTGGGGGGCCGGCGCCGCCGGATCCGATCCGTGGCGGCCACCACGCTGGCCGCCGGGCTCGTGCTTGTCGCGCTCGTCGCGCCGACCGACGTCAACGACCTCACCCCCGCCGCGTTCCTGCGCATCCCGGTGGAGGGGCTGGTCGCGGTCGCCCTGCTCCTGGTGCTGCCGCCGAGACCGCGCCGGATCGTGGCCACGGTGCTCGGCGTGCTGCTCGGCCTGGTCCTCGTCCTGAAGATCACCGATCTGGGCTTCTCCACCGTCCTGGACCGCCCCTTCGACCTGATCTCCGACTGGGCCTTCCTCGCCGCCGGCGCGGAGTTCCTGTCCGAGTCGTACGGGTCGGCCGCCGAGGTGGGCGCCGTGGCGGTGGCCGTGGTCGCGGTCCTCGCCGTACCGGTGCTGGTGACGCTCTCGGTGCGGCGGCTCGCCCGGGTGGTGGCCGGCCATCGGGCGGTGAGCGCCCGCGCCGCCGCCGCGCTCGCCGCCGCATGGGTCGCCTGCGCCGTGCTCGGCGCGCAGATCGTGCCGGGGCTGCCGGTCGCCGCCGACACCGTCGCGACCGGCGTCTATGACCGCGGCCGGCAGGTGAACGCCGGCCTGCACGACCAGGAGCGGCTGCGTACCAAACTCGCCGGCGACCCGTTCCGGAACACCCCCGGCGACCAGTTGCTGACCGGGTTGCGCGGCAAGGACGTCCTGGTCGCGTTCGTGGAGAGCTACGGCCGGGTGGCGGTGGAGGACCCGGAGCTGGCCCCTCAGGTGGACGCCGCGCTGGACGAGGGGACCCGCCGGCTCGGCGCGGCCGGCTACGGCAGCCGCAGCGCGTTCCTCACCTCGTCCACCACGGGCGGGGGCAGTTGGCTGGCCCACGCCACGCTGATGACCGGCATCCGGGCCGACAACCAGCTCCGCTACACCAACCTGGTACACAGCGACCACCTGACGCTCAACGGCGCGTTCAAGCGCGCCGGGTGGCGCACCTCGCTCGTCATGCCGGCCCTCACCCGGGCCTGGCCGGAGGCCGACTTCTTCGCCGCCGACCAGGTCTACGGCGCAGACGACCTCGGCTACCGGGGGCCGACGTTCAGCTTCTCCTCGCCGCCGGACCAGTTCACGCTCGAGGCGTTCCAGCGTGCCGAGCGGACGCCCGGGCACGCCCCGGTGATGGCCGAGATCCCGCTGCTCTCCAGTCACATCCCGTGGACGCCGGTGCCGAAGCTCGTCGACTGGGACTCCCTCGGCGACGGGTCGGTCTTCCAGGGCACCAACCACGCCGACCGCGCGGACGAGGGCACCCGCAGGGCGTACCGGAATTCGATCGTCTACTCACTGCGTACCCTGGTCTCCTACGTGGAGCGGTACGGCGACGACGACCTGGTGCTGGTCTTCCTCGGCGACCACCAGCCGGCCCGGGCGATCACCGGCGAGGGTGCCGGCAAGGACGTGCCGATCACCATCGTGGCGAAGGATCCGGCCGTGCTCGACCAGATCTCCGGCTGGCGCTGGCAGGACGGCCTCAACCCCGGCCCGGACGCCCCGGTGTGGCCGATGGAGGCGTTCCGCGACCGGTTCCTGCGGGCCTTCGGACCGCAGTCCAGGACTCACAGTTAG
- a CDS encoding FkbM family methyltransferase encodes MTVLARAWGITRSLAIYHGQPAKHRRARALYGRFLSPGDLGFDIGAHVGGRVRTWRRLGARVVAVEPQPDCLRVLRLAFGRDARVVIEPTAVGARPGQARLELSSATPTVSTMSSSWIDSVTADPSFAGVRWDRSVEVPVVTLDDLIARHGVPAFCKVDVEGFEVDVLAGLSRPVRGLSFEYLPPAHDAALTALDLVERLGARAGGYRYNYSPVETMRFAADEWLDAAGLVRLLETYRPAGRSGDVYARLASA; translated from the coding sequence GTGACGGTGCTCGCACGGGCCTGGGGGATCACCAGGTCCCTGGCCATCTACCACGGTCAGCCGGCCAAACACCGGCGCGCCCGGGCCCTCTACGGCCGGTTCCTCTCCCCCGGCGACCTCGGCTTCGACATCGGCGCCCACGTCGGCGGGCGGGTACGCACCTGGCGGCGGCTGGGCGCGCGGGTGGTCGCGGTCGAGCCGCAGCCGGACTGCCTGCGGGTGCTGCGCCTGGCCTTCGGGCGGGACGCCCGGGTCGTGATCGAACCGACCGCGGTCGGCGCCCGGCCCGGGCAGGCCCGGCTGGAGCTGTCGTCGGCGACGCCGACGGTGTCCACCATGTCGTCGTCCTGGATCGACTCGGTCACCGCCGATCCGAGCTTCGCCGGGGTGCGGTGGGACCGGTCGGTCGAGGTGCCGGTGGTGACGCTCGACGACCTGATCGCCCGGCACGGCGTACCGGCGTTCTGCAAGGTCGACGTGGAGGGCTTCGAGGTCGACGTGCTGGCCGGGCTGAGCCGGCCGGTGCGCGGGCTCTCCTTCGAGTACCTGCCACCGGCGCACGACGCCGCGCTCACCGCGCTCGATCTGGTGGAGCGGCTGGGCGCGCGGGCGGGCGGCTACCGCTACAACTACTCGCCGGTGGAGACGATGCGCTTCGCCGCCGACGAGTGGCTGGACGCCGCCGGCCTGGTGCGGCTGCTGGAGACGTACCGGCCGGCCGGCCGCTCCGGCGACGTCTACGCCCGGTTGGCGTCGGCCTGA
- a CDS encoding DUF1697 domain-containing protein, whose translation MARYAALLRGVNVGSTRLAMADLRRVVTDLGHTDVKTYLQSGNVVFTSPPARAETLAEGIAKRLADELGLRVPVLVRDGGELAAVVAASPYAGRQDDPTRVLVAFLSAAPEPARVGELAVPAGEDLEYAVTGREVHLHYPAGNYGRTKFTTAYLEKRLGVVATARNWKSVLALRDLTAD comes from the coding sequence ATGGCTCGCTACGCCGCCCTGCTGCGGGGCGTCAACGTCGGCAGCACCCGGCTGGCGATGGCGGACCTGCGCCGCGTCGTCACCGACCTCGGGCACACCGACGTCAAGACCTACCTCCAGAGCGGCAACGTGGTCTTCACGAGCCCGCCGGCCCGCGCCGAGACCCTGGCCGAGGGCATCGCGAAGCGGCTCGCCGACGAGTTGGGCCTGCGGGTGCCGGTCCTGGTCCGCGACGGCGGGGAGCTGGCCGCCGTGGTCGCTGCCAGCCCGTACGCCGGGCGTCAGGACGACCCGACCCGGGTGCTCGTGGCGTTCCTGTCCGCCGCGCCCGAGCCGGCGCGGGTCGGCGAGCTGGCGGTGCCGGCCGGCGAGGACCTGGAGTACGCGGTGACCGGCCGGGAGGTGCACCTGCACTACCCGGCCGGCAACTACGGGCGGACGAAGTTCACCACCGCGTACCTGGAGAAGAGGTTGGGCGTGGTGGCGACGGCGCGCAACTGGAAGTCGGTGCTTGCCCTGCGCGACCTGACCGCCGACTGA
- a CDS encoding MBL fold metallo-hydrolase: MPENHKPGYARRRLLRDTAVGAAAVTTAGLVAGAPARAATTTTAPATGPAGRPRPGAVSFRWWGTAGWRIDIGNRTVLVDPYLSRYDTGLFGSGFRPNTRLTVAADVVDRLADRAENILVTHTHWDHFNDVPHIATRTGARVFGTLTAYHLGLAYGVPSGQLAPVKGGEVLDFDGYTVEVVGSLHSRNPTWSMAFPGVRVSQPPLPQTISDLPEGDTLAYQIRVDGGPAVFFMGASDLDERKLTGLAPDVAMIASAATTSVADYVPRLMAALDHPKTVVPVHWDNFETELVNPPTVAATDRARLDALIAEVRRVSPRSRVLVPEYHTAYRF; this comes from the coding sequence ATGCCCGAGAACCACAAGCCCGGCTACGCCCGCCGCCGCCTCCTGCGCGACACCGCCGTCGGCGCCGCCGCCGTCACCACCGCCGGCCTCGTCGCCGGCGCCCCGGCCCGGGCCGCCACCACCACGACCGCCCCCGCCACCGGGCCCGCCGGCCGACCCCGCCCCGGCGCGGTGAGCTTCCGCTGGTGGGGTACGGCCGGCTGGCGGATCGACATCGGCAACCGGACCGTGCTCGTCGACCCGTACCTGAGCCGCTACGACACCGGCCTGTTCGGCAGCGGCTTCCGCCCGAACACCCGGCTGACCGTGGCCGCCGACGTGGTCGACCGGCTCGCCGACCGGGCCGAGAACATCCTGGTCACCCACACCCACTGGGACCACTTCAACGACGTGCCGCACATCGCCACCCGCACCGGCGCCCGGGTCTTCGGCACGCTCACCGCCTACCACCTGGGGCTGGCGTACGGGGTGCCGTCCGGGCAGCTCGCCCCGGTCAAGGGCGGCGAGGTGCTCGACTTCGACGGCTACACGGTCGAGGTGGTCGGCTCGCTGCACAGCCGCAACCCCACCTGGTCGATGGCCTTCCCCGGCGTCCGGGTCAGCCAGCCGCCCCTTCCGCAGACGATCTCCGACCTGCCGGAGGGGGACACGCTCGCCTACCAGATCCGGGTCGACGGCGGGCCGGCCGTGTTCTTCATGGGCGCCAGCGACCTCGACGAACGCAAGCTGACCGGGCTCGCGCCGGACGTCGCGATGATCGCCTCCGCCGCCACCACGTCCGTCGCCGACTACGTGCCCCGGCTGATGGCCGCGCTCGACCACCCGAAGACCGTGGTGCCGGTGCACTGGGACAACTTCGAGACCGAGCTGGTCAACCCGCCGACTGTCGCCGCCACCGACCGCGCCCGCCTCGACGCCCTGATCGCCGAGGTGCGCCGGGTCTCACCGCGCAGCCGCGTGCTGGTACCCGAATACCACACCGCATACCGGTTCTGA
- a CDS encoding serine hydrolase: MDAAERVGEIFERAGLSGCLHVADVDDPAREVALRADERIVIASVFKILLVLEFARQVAAGQLDPTERVLVTAADRLGGWGVAGCADDVEVSLRDLAYFAMSVSDNTAADLLLRRVGPDVLPMLAAELDLPRTRIVGGPRQLVETMLADVGARTEADFARIFPTLPPARVRTMRVFDPEHTSSSTARELTRLLGLVWRDEAGPPAACAMVRELMARQLFWTRLAAGFPPGVRVAGKTGTLPGLHLEAGVAEYPDGRRYAIAVLARTERLSTRRIDADLAMGETALAAVESLR, encoded by the coding sequence GTGGATGCGGCGGAGCGGGTCGGGGAGATCTTCGAGCGGGCCGGGTTGAGCGGCTGCCTGCACGTCGCCGACGTGGACGACCCGGCGCGCGAGGTGGCGCTGCGGGCCGACGAGCGGATCGTCATCGCGTCCGTCTTCAAGATCCTGCTGGTGCTGGAGTTCGCCCGGCAGGTCGCCGCCGGCCAGCTCGACCCGACCGAGCGGGTGCTCGTCACCGCCGCCGACCGGCTCGGCGGTTGGGGGGTGGCCGGATGCGCCGACGACGTCGAGGTCTCCCTGCGTGACCTCGCGTACTTCGCCATGTCGGTGAGCGACAACACGGCCGCCGACCTGCTGCTGCGTCGGGTCGGCCCGGACGTGCTGCCGATGCTCGCCGCGGAGCTGGACCTGCCGCGTACCCGGATCGTCGGTGGCCCCCGGCAACTGGTCGAGACGATGCTCGCCGACGTGGGCGCGCGTACCGAGGCGGACTTCGCGCGGATCTTCCCCACCCTGCCGCCGGCGCGGGTCCGGACCATGCGGGTCTTCGACCCGGAGCACACCTCGTCCAGCACCGCCCGGGAGTTGACCCGGCTGCTCGGGCTGGTGTGGCGGGACGAGGCCGGCCCGCCCGCCGCCTGCGCGATGGTGCGGGAGCTGATGGCCCGGCAGCTCTTCTGGACCCGGCTCGCGGCCGGGTTCCCGCCCGGGGTCCGGGTCGCCGGCAAGACGGGCACCCTGCCCGGCCTGCACCTGGAGGCCGGCGTCGCGGAGTATCCCGACGGCCGCCGGTATGCGATCGCGGTGCTGGCGCGCACCGAGCGGCTGAGCACCCGCCGCATCGACGCGGACCTGGCGATGGGGGAGACCGCCCTCGCGGCGGTCGAGTCGCTGCGCTGA
- a CDS encoding LysR substrate-binding domain-containing protein, which translates to MDLLRHLRHFVVVARELHFGRAAETLGMAQPPLSQSIRRLEQELGATLFDRSQRQVRLTTAGQLLLGEADDLLAGERRLRHLADQVRRGTLGVLRAGVPPETPAVTLRALLDGLAARAPGLDLDLHELASAEQRRMLAEGRLDVGLLHHPVQEAGLRFGEPVDVPVGALLPRVSPLVRAREVALADLAGLDLVTAPPATAPGWHEHLLSVCRQHGFVPPRVRPARNPEFLFGLLLAGGAVAVEPAALARREPRIAWRPLTGTPLVRRISAAWPSRAAHPAAPMFGRLAAEVLAAPETPVGPALIAPAARPWPVLFDAGRDGELSL; encoded by the coding sequence GTGGACCTGCTGCGACACCTGCGGCACTTCGTGGTGGTCGCCCGCGAGCTGCACTTCGGCCGCGCCGCCGAGACGCTCGGCATGGCGCAACCGCCGCTGAGCCAGTCGATCCGGCGGCTGGAGCAGGAGTTGGGCGCCACCCTGTTCGACAGGTCGCAACGGCAGGTCCGCCTCACCACCGCCGGGCAGTTGCTGCTCGGCGAGGCCGACGACCTGCTCGCCGGCGAACGTCGGCTGCGCCACCTCGCCGACCAGGTGCGCCGGGGCACGCTCGGGGTGCTGCGCGCCGGCGTACCCCCGGAGACCCCGGCCGTGACGTTGCGTGCGCTGCTCGACGGGCTGGCCGCCCGCGCGCCCGGGCTCGACCTGGACCTGCACGAGCTGGCGAGCGCCGAGCAGCGGCGGATGCTGGCGGAGGGGCGGCTCGACGTCGGCCTGCTGCACCATCCGGTCCAGGAGGCCGGGCTGCGGTTCGGCGAGCCGGTGGACGTGCCGGTCGGCGCATTGCTACCCCGGGTGTCGCCGCTGGTCCGGGCCCGCGAGGTGGCGCTGGCCGACCTGGCCGGGCTGGATCTGGTCACCGCGCCGCCGGCGACCGCGCCCGGCTGGCACGAGCACCTGCTGTCCGTGTGCCGGCAGCACGGCTTCGTCCCGCCCCGGGTGCGCCCGGCGCGCAACCCGGAGTTCCTGTTCGGGCTGCTCCTGGCCGGCGGTGCGGTGGCCGTCGAGCCGGCGGCGCTGGCGCGCCGGGAGCCGCGTATCGCCTGGCGACCGCTCACCGGCACGCCGCTGGTCCGGCGGATATCCGCGGCCTGGCCGAGCCGGGCGGCGCACCCGGCGGCGCCGATGTTCGGTCGACTCGCCGCCGAGGTGCTCGCCGCGCCGGAGACGCCGGTCGGGCCGGCTCTCATCGCGCCGGCGGCCCGCCCGTGGCCGGTGCTGTTCGACGCCGGTCGGGACGGAGAGTTGTCGCTCTGA
- a CDS encoding endonuclease — protein sequence MNIRSITRSRPGRLITAVVLTVTVTTPLVVTNAASAAATLTVAQALAAQDGRTATVTGWVIGQPTATTTVITSGYTADTAIAIADQAGETSTGRMLYVQVTAAWRSNFGLLTNPSLRGRQVTATGTLTAYFSHGGLKNPSTMSLGGGATPSPTPSGTTSPSAYYAAAAGKTGPALRTALHSIIRTQTRLTYDQVWEALKDTDQDPANPANVILLYSGRSQSKNANGGGADDWNREHVWAKSHGDFGTATGPGTDVHHLRPEDVSVNSARGNKDFDTGGSAVAQAPGCYTDADSFEPRDAVKGDVARMILYMAIRYEGDDGWPDLEPNDSVANGSTPRLGRLTKLLAWHDQDPPDAFEQRRNQRIYERWQGNRNPFVDHPEWARAIWG from the coding sequence ATGAATATCAGGAGCATCACCCGCTCGCGACCCGGGCGGCTGATCACGGCGGTCGTGCTGACCGTCACCGTCACCACCCCACTCGTGGTGACCAACGCGGCGTCGGCGGCGGCCACCCTGACCGTGGCGCAGGCGCTCGCCGCCCAGGACGGCCGCACCGCCACCGTCACCGGCTGGGTCATCGGCCAACCCACCGCCACGACCACGGTGATCACGTCCGGCTACACCGCGGACACCGCGATCGCGATCGCCGACCAGGCCGGCGAGACCAGCACCGGCCGGATGCTGTACGTGCAGGTCACGGCCGCCTGGCGGAGCAACTTCGGGCTGCTGACCAACCCGTCCCTGCGGGGCCGGCAGGTGACCGCCACCGGCACCCTGACCGCCTACTTCAGTCACGGCGGCCTGAAGAACCCCTCCACGATGAGCCTGGGCGGCGGCGCCACGCCGAGCCCGACCCCGAGCGGCACCACCTCGCCGAGCGCCTACTACGCGGCAGCCGCCGGCAAGACCGGGCCCGCGCTGCGCACCGCCCTGCACAGCATCATCAGGACGCAGACCCGGCTCACCTACGACCAGGTGTGGGAGGCGCTCAAGGACACCGACCAGGACCCGGCGAACCCGGCAAACGTCATCCTGCTCTACAGCGGACGCTCGCAGAGCAAGAACGCGAACGGTGGCGGCGCTGACGACTGGAACCGGGAACACGTCTGGGCCAAGTCGCACGGTGACTTCGGCACCGCCACCGGGCCCGGCACCGACGTGCACCACCTGCGACCGGAGGACGTGTCGGTCAACTCGGCGCGCGGCAACAAGGACTTCGACACCGGCGGCAGCGCGGTCGCCCAGGCGCCCGGCTGCTACACCGACGCCGACTCGTTCGAGCCGCGCGACGCGGTGAAGGGCGACGTCGCCCGGATGATCCTCTACATGGCGATCCGGTACGAGGGCGACGACGGCTGGCCGGACCTGGAGCCGAACGACTCGGTGGCCAACGGCAGCACGCCCCGGCTCGGGCGGCTGACGAAACTGCTGGCCTGGCACGACCAGGACCCGCCGGACGCCTTCGAACAGCGCCGCAACCAGCGCATCTACGAGCGCTGGCAGGGCAACCGCAATCCGTTCGTCGACCACCCGGAGTGGGCGCGGGCGATCTGGGGGTGA
- a CDS encoding aldo/keto reductase: MGISVPDISLNDGNSIPQLGFGVFQIDPKDTARAVGTALEIGYRHIDTAQMYGNEAEVGQAVRASGLDRGDVFVTSKLNNGFHRPDDARKAFEQSLREMKFDYLDLFLIHWPLPTLYDGDYVSTWKVFEEFQRDGRVRSIGVSNFQVAHLERLAAEADVVPAVNQVEAHPYFGNEEVRSYDLSHNILTEAWSPIAQGKVLDDPTVVDLAEQVGRTPAQVVLRWHVQRGDIVFPKSTTPKRIEENTGIFDFTLDDAAMERLTALDKGEAGRQGPNPDTFDYVPS, encoded by the coding sequence ATGGGCATCAGCGTTCCGGACATCTCGCTCAACGACGGCAACTCCATCCCGCAGCTCGGCTTCGGGGTGTTCCAGATCGACCCCAAGGACACCGCCCGGGCGGTCGGCACGGCGCTGGAGATCGGCTACCGGCACATCGACACCGCGCAGATGTACGGCAACGAGGCCGAGGTGGGGCAGGCGGTGCGCGCCTCCGGGCTGGACCGGGGCGACGTCTTCGTCACCAGCAAGCTCAACAACGGTTTCCACCGCCCGGACGACGCCCGGAAGGCGTTCGAGCAGTCGCTGCGCGAGATGAAGTTCGACTACCTCGACCTGTTCCTGATCCACTGGCCGCTGCCGACGCTCTACGACGGCGACTACGTCTCCACCTGGAAGGTGTTCGAGGAGTTTCAGCGCGACGGCAGGGTGAGGTCGATCGGCGTGTCCAACTTCCAGGTGGCGCACCTGGAGCGGCTGGCCGCCGAGGCGGACGTGGTGCCGGCGGTCAACCAGGTCGAGGCGCACCCCTACTTCGGCAACGAGGAGGTGCGGTCGTACGACCTGTCGCACAACATCCTCACCGAGGCGTGGTCGCCGATCGCGCAGGGCAAGGTGCTCGACGATCCGACCGTGGTCGACCTCGCCGAGCAGGTCGGTCGAACCCCGGCCCAGGTGGTGCTGCGGTGGCACGTGCAGCGCGGCGACATCGTCTTTCCGAAGTCGACCACCCCGAAGCGGATCGAGGAGAACACCGGCATCTTCGACTTCACGCTCGACGACGCCGCGATGGAGCGGCTCACCGCGCTGGACAAGGGCGAAGCCGGTCGGCAGGGCCCGAACCCGGACACGTTCGACTACGTGCCGAGCTGA
- a CDS encoding DUF5937 family protein → MVARLDGLSLSRLRLAASPVAEATHWMRVALTRSGHPVHGDPGPVARAALRHPDTALVAQLLTPVGQPGYMPDLLTPKPESGPSATVLERQFAAIAATPAEQVSAQVAARYGRRPVPPTVRAAVADGALATRVAAGLRRFWQEALAERWPQVRTLLDAELAERATRMAAGGVGSLLDDLHPTIHWTAGTLTVESRFRTETTLSDTEVVVTPSVLAWPQVTVQLCDARDAVLTYPAAGPPPSGRRGRLGDLVGVSRADILADLDVPRSTGELSRRHHLAPATVSYHLGVLLRSGLVRRRRDRHLVLYQRSTSGDSLVDRPLVGV, encoded by the coding sequence ATGGTCGCGCGGTTGGACGGCCTCAGCCTGTCCCGGCTCCGGCTGGCCGCCTCGCCGGTCGCCGAGGCGACGCACTGGATGCGGGTCGCCCTGACCCGGTCCGGGCACCCGGTCCACGGCGACCCGGGCCCGGTCGCCCGCGCCGCGCTGCGCCACCCGGACACGGCGCTGGTGGCGCAGTTGCTCACCCCGGTCGGCCAGCCCGGCTACATGCCGGATCTGCTCACTCCGAAACCGGAGTCGGGCCCCTCGGCGACCGTCCTGGAAAGACAGTTCGCGGCGATCGCGGCCACTCCGGCCGAGCAGGTGTCCGCGCAGGTCGCGGCCCGGTACGGCCGCCGTCCGGTGCCGCCGACGGTGCGGGCCGCGGTGGCCGACGGCGCACTCGCCACGCGGGTGGCGGCGGGCCTGCGCCGGTTCTGGCAGGAGGCCCTGGCCGAGCGGTGGCCGCAGGTGCGCACGCTGCTGGACGCCGAGTTGGCCGAGCGGGCCACCCGGATGGCCGCCGGCGGAGTCGGTAGCCTGCTCGACGACCTGCATCCGACGATCCACTGGACGGCCGGGACGCTGACGGTCGAGAGCCGGTTCCGCACCGAGACGACGCTGTCCGACACCGAGGTCGTGGTAACCCCCTCGGTGTTGGCCTGGCCGCAGGTCACCGTGCAGCTCTGCGACGCCCGGGACGCCGTGCTGACCTACCCGGCTGCCGGTCCGCCGCCGTCCGGCCGCCGGGGACGCCTCGGCGACCTGGTCGGTGTGAGCCGGGCCGACATCCTCGCCGACCTGGACGTGCCGCGCTCCACGGGTGAGCTGAGCCGGCGGCACCACCTGGCGCCGGCCACCGTCTCCTACCACCTGGGCGTGCTGCTCCGCTCCGGCCTCGTGCGCCGCCGGCGGGACCGGCACCTGGTGCTCTACCAGCGCTCGACCTCCGGCGACTCTCTGGTCGACCGGCCGTTGGTCGGGGTTTGA
- a CDS encoding aldo/keto reductase produces the protein MRYRTIGTDPATRRQVSVLSLGAMLFGTATDEATSYAILDRYVAAGGTFVDTSDNYAFWHNGGQGGESEELLGRWRRSRGIGDEIVFATKLGARPLAPGTSYLDNPEGLSAKVIRESAERSRERLGVDRIDLLYAHIEDRTVPLRETVEGFAGLVAEGTVGLLGASNHRAWRVERARALAAASGLPGYEVLQHHRSYLPPRVDLPSDLDPDGDVGWVGPDLASYLRAEPQLTLVAYSPLLKGAYAKPERLSEAYALPGTPARLAALRAVAAETGATVNQVVLAWLMGGELPAIPLVGFSSVAQLDEALGAVDLELTAEQRTRLDGAH, from the coding sequence ATGCGTTACCGCACCATCGGCACCGACCCGGCCACCCGCCGCCAGGTGAGCGTGCTCAGTCTCGGCGCGATGCTGTTCGGCACCGCTACCGACGAGGCCACCTCGTACGCCATCCTCGACCGCTACGTCGCCGCCGGCGGCACGTTCGTCGACACCTCCGACAACTACGCCTTCTGGCACAACGGCGGGCAGGGCGGGGAGAGCGAGGAACTGCTCGGCCGTTGGCGGCGCAGCCGTGGGATCGGCGACGAGATCGTGTTCGCCACCAAGCTCGGCGCCCGTCCGCTCGCCCCCGGCACCAGCTACCTGGACAACCCGGAGGGGCTGTCGGCGAAGGTGATCCGCGAGTCCGCCGAGCGCAGCCGGGAACGGCTCGGCGTCGACCGGATCGACCTGCTCTACGCGCACATCGAGGACCGGACCGTCCCGCTGCGGGAGACCGTCGAGGGTTTCGCCGGGTTGGTCGCCGAGGGCACGGTCGGGCTGCTCGGCGCGAGCAACCACCGCGCCTGGCGGGTCGAACGGGCCCGGGCCCTCGCCGCCGCGTCCGGCCTGCCCGGATACGAGGTGCTGCAACATCACCGCAGCTACCTGCCGCCGCGGGTGGACCTGCCGAGCGACCTCGACCCGGACGGCGACGTCGGCTGGGTCGGCCCCGACCTGGCCAGCTATCTGCGGGCCGAGCCGCAACTCACCCTGGTCGCGTACTCACCGCTGCTCAAGGGCGCGTACGCGAAGCCGGAGCGGCTCAGCGAGGCGTACGCGCTACCAGGCACCCCGGCCCGGTTGGCGGCGCTGCGCGCGGTGGCCGCCGAGACCGGCGCCACGGTCAACCAGGTCGTGCTGGCCTGGCTGATGGGCGGCGAGTTGCCGGCGATCCCGCTCGTCGGCTTCTCCTCGGTGGCCCAACTGGACGAGGCCCTGGGCGCGGTGGACCTGGAACTGACCGCCGAGCAGCGCACCCGGCTGGACGGGGCGCACTGA
- a CDS encoding NAD(P)H-dependent oxidoreductase produces the protein MTALRLAVIIGSTREGRVGDRIGRWFVAEARRRVGLAVHELDLAGYAFPAALPAARTPAMREFAGEVARAEAFVVVTPEYNHSFPASLKQAIDVAYDEWQAKPVGFVSYGCRSVGVHAVDQLRTVFTALHAMTVRDTVGLDLLDGEPTGHAEERLRQDVRLLLDELSWWGLALREGRAARPYAC, from the coding sequence ATGACAGCGTTGCGGCTCGCCGTGATCATCGGCAGCACCCGGGAGGGGCGGGTCGGCGACCGGATCGGTCGCTGGTTCGTCGCCGAGGCCCGCCGCCGCGTCGGGCTGGCCGTGCACGAGCTGGACCTGGCCGGGTACGCCTTCCCGGCCGCACTGCCCGCCGCGCGCACGCCGGCGATGCGGGAGTTCGCCGGGGAGGTGGCGCGGGCGGAGGCGTTCGTCGTGGTCACCCCGGAGTACAACCACAGCTTCCCGGCCTCGTTGAAACAGGCGATCGACGTCGCGTACGACGAGTGGCAGGCCAAGCCGGTCGGCTTCGTGTCGTACGGCTGCCGGTCCGTCGGCGTGCACGCGGTCGACCAGCTCCGGACGGTCTTCACCGCGCTGCACGCGATGACCGTGCGGGACACCGTCGGCCTCGACCTGCTCGACGGCGAGCCCACCGGGCACGCCGAGGAACGGCTCCGGCAGGACGTCCGGCTGCTCCTCGACGAGCTGAGCTGGTGGGGGCTGGCGTTGCGCGAGGGTCGCGCGGCACGCCCGTACGCCTGCTGA